From the Anopheles merus strain MAF unplaced genomic scaffold, AmerM5.1 LNR4000007, whole genome shotgun sequence genome, one window contains:
- the LOC121600829 gene encoding uncharacterized protein LOC121600829 has product MEENWPLQPFNESVDASDLRREWEEWHRAFELIIMLKKINTQDEKLAYMLARGGRGLQRIYFNLAPVSGEEQPSPAVIPFQQPQVPEYDNAIKRLNHFFLGKRNERIELELFRSLKQENEESFNQFVLRLRTQAARCDFHERIVKEIAHQITVGAKDERVRDKGLENTMELDELINYAINREILIGQKMKIKDKEQESSIAYVKSMPVTEKRKWRESSCYRCGSWRHSGDSSECYARKARCNSCGRVGHFGRVCKKDGRNSVKNNYQWKRAKNEPTDRREQNQRNEANEKDSLNEIFTTTRLLDKWLNAC; this is encoded by the exons ATGGAAGAAAATTGGCCATTGCAACCGTTCAATGAGTCGGTGGATGCTTCGGATTTACGCCGTGAGTGGGAGGAGTGGCACCGAGCATTTGAGCTAATAATAATGCTTAAAAAGATCAATACGCAAGATGAGAAGTTGGCGTACATGCTGGCACGTGGAGGTCGAGGATTGCAGAGAATTTACTTCAATTTGGCTCCGGTATCAGGAGAAGAACAGCCAAGTCCAGCAGTAATACCCTTTCAGCAACCACAAGTTCCGGAGTACGACAATGCTATTAAACgtttaaatcatttcttttTGGGAAAGAGAAACGAACGCATCGAGTTGGAGCTTTTTCGTTCtctaaaacaagaaaatgaagaatCGTTCAACCAGTTTGTGTTGCGACTAAGGACACAAGCTGCACGATGCGATTTCCACGAACGAATAGTAAAAGAAATAGCACACCAAATAACTGTAGGAGCAAAGGATGAGCGAGTAAGAGATAAAGGGTTAGAAAATACGATGGAATTGGATGAACTCATTAATTACGCAATCAATAGAGAAATTCTGATAGGCCAAAAGATGAAGATCAAGGATAAGGAACAGGAATCATCAATAGCGTATGTAAAATCAATGCCAgtaacagaaaaaaggaaatggcGTGAGTCTAGCTGCTATCGATGCGGTTCGTGGCGACACAGTGGGGATTCAAGTGAGTGTTATGCGCGTAAAGCACGATGTAACTCTTGCGGACGAGTAGGTCATTTTGGTAGAGTTTGTAAGAAAGACGGACGGAACTCGGTCAAAAACAATTATCAATGGAAGAGAGCAAAGAATGAACCAACGGATCGACGAGAACAAAATCAACGAAATGAAGCGAATGAAAAGGACAGCCTTAATGAG ATTTTTACCACGACGCGACTATTGGACAAATGGTTAAATGCATGTTAG
- the LOC121600814 gene encoding uncharacterized protein LOC121600814, translating into MNVNQSGSGPGTASGQRSKSVQQSGPGPATISVMEPISRRVPVSVLAPVSGRALASGQAPVSGRASGSGLASGSGLASGAGLASGSGLASGARLASGSGREPRKYMREDVELCLRMANAVEKQNIIYNKKSPHYKNRDRQNDAWMCVAEEVGLTMAEAKKMWHNMLAKYRSYRSKVRQSMQTGSAYAEVYRPRWPAWEALSFMNDASEDAEHADTLDEEDEGLALNSLVTTGSAVARSRILADHSYIEYDPPCSLSPDPPKLFPPNPSVQANLFSPSQPPTSINQSVILHPPEILPSPSQVSFPHQVSRPSQASPIQNLSHPRQGRRRQRTPSDEGLRMSEALTRVAEATMANANSSENVFGRWVAEFLTRFTPEEQRVVTSRIQRTMLDAEEFVLANRANRRDGDQP; encoded by the exons atgAATGTAAATCAGAGCGGATCAGGACCGGGAACGGCTTCAGGACAGCGATCGAAATCGGTACAGCAATCGGGACCTGGACCAGCAACGATATCAGTAATGGAACCGATATCACGACGGGTACCGGTATCAGTACTGGCACCGGTATCAGGACGGGCACTGGCATCAGGACAGGCACCGGTATCAGGACGGGCTTCGGGATCAGGCCTGGCATCGGGATCAGGACTGGCTTCGGGAGCAGGCCTGGCATCGGGATCAGGACTGGCTTCGGGAGCAAGACTGGCTTCGGGATCAGGACGGGAACCGCGTAAATATATGCGAGAG GACGTGGAGCTCTGCTTGCGGATGGCTAATGCggtagaaaaacaaaacatcatctACAATAAAAAATCTCCGCATTATAAAAACCGAGACCGTCAAAATGATGCATGGATGTGTGTCGCAGAAGAGGTCGGGTTGACCATGGCAGAGGCCAAAAAAATGTGGCACAACATGCTGGCCAAATATCGGTCATACCGATCCAAAGTGCGCCAGAGTATGCAGACCGGGTCag CCTACGCCGAAGTTTATCGCCCGCGATGGCCAGCCTGGGAGGCTTTGTCGTTTATGAACGATGCGTCGGAGGACGCTGAACATGCAGACACG cttGACGAGGAAGATGAGGGCCTCGCTCTGAACTCCCTCGTCACAACGGGTTCGGCCGTTGCACGATCCCGAATCCTTGCCGATCACTCATACATTGAGTATGATCCACCTTGTTCCCTTAGTCCCGACCCTCCAAAACTTTTTCCACCCAATCCTTCAGTCCAAGCGAACCTCTTCAGTCCCAGCCAACCTCCAACCTCCATCAACCAATCCGTCATCCTACACCCTCCCGAAATTCTCCCCTCCCCTTCTCAGGTATCCTTTCCTCATCAAGTCTCCCGTCCTTCCCAAGCCTCTCCCATCCAAAACCTGTCCCATCCTCGGCAAGGACGGCGTCGTCAACGAACCCCTAGCGACGAGGGGCTTCGTATGAGCGAGGCCCTCACACGCGTGGCGGAAGCCACGATGGCCAATGCAAACTCCTCGGAGAATGTGTTTGGCCGCTGGGTCGCTGAATTCCTGACGAGGTTCACGCCAGAGGAACAGCGTGTTGTGACCTCAAGGATTCAGCGAACCATGCTAGATGCCGAGGAGTTTGTGTTGGCCAACCGGGCCAACCGTCGCGATGGGGATCAGCCATGA
- the LOC121600823 gene encoding aurora kinase A-A-like produces the protein MRRPCSGTTLCISLDYLSPEMVHGQPHIKTVDLSNLGVLAYKLLCGKVPVLATTYEETYYKIMKLQFKMPPDMTKPAAHLISRLFVKDLASRMPLKHVASIPGFCCSCTKSK, from the coding sequence ATGCGCCGACCTTGTTCCGGTACGACGCTGTGCATTTCGCTCGACTATTTATCGCCCGAGATGGTGCATGGTCAGCCGCACATAAAAACTGTCGATCTATCGAATTTGGGCGTGCTGGCGTACAAGCTGCTGTGCGGTAAGGTCCCGGTTTTGGCGACCACGTATGAGGAAACGTACTATAAAATCATGAAGCTGCAGTTTAAGATGCCGCCAGATATGACGAAGCCGGCGGCCCATCTGATCTCGCGACTGTTCGTTAAGGATCTGGCCAGCCGTATGCCGCTGAAACATGTTGCGTCCATCCCTGGATTCTGCTGCTCGTGCACAAAAAGTAAATAG
- the LOC121600821 gene encoding aurora kinase A-A-like: MVHGQPHTKTVDLWNLGVLVYKLLCGKAPFLATTYEESFRKIMKLQYKMPSDVTKPAAHLISRLFVKDLASRMPLKNVASILGFCCTCTKSK; encoded by the coding sequence ATGGTACATGGTCAGCCGCACACAAAAACTGTCGATCTATGGAATTTGGGCGTCCTGGTGTACAAGCTGCTGTGCGGTAAGGCCCCGTTTTTGGCGACCACGTATGAAGAATCGTTCCGTAAAATCATGAAGCTGCAGTATAAGATGCCGTCAGATGTAACGAAGCCGGCGGCCCATCTGATCTCGCGACTGTTCGTTAAGGATCTGGCCAGCCGTATGCCGCTGAAAAATGTTGCGTCCATTCTTGGATTCTGCTGCACGTGCACAAAAAGTAAATAG